In a single window of the Massilia oculi genome:
- a CDS encoding TonB-dependent receptor plug domain-containing protein → MMVETVLSRSVRLICAGGLAVACTAAHAQETAPAAESLQRVEVTGSRIATANLESVSPVTVVNAKDIKMEGVRSVENLLNNLPQVFADQGGSVSNGSSGTATVNLRNFGADRTLVLVNGRRLPAGSPRNTAADLNQIPVGLIKRVEVLTGGAGAIYGSDAVAGVVNFIMDDRFQGVQIDANYQFYNHDQNGGPVADAARRRNFALPGDKGADGKVKDISLTMGGNFADGKGNAVVFFGYKKEDALLQSERDFTACSLGGASRGDVFNCGGSGTSFPGQFITATGLKTVADANGNVRNYVAAQDAYNFGPLNYFRRPSERYTFSSFTHYDINDKARLYAEASFHDDSTVAQIAPSGLFGLDASGANAIRWENPLLSDAWRSALGMTGPGDTADVVILRRNVEGGGRRDDLRHTSYRGVVGVKGDIGNWQYDAFAQVGKVLYSETYFNDFSVSRSARALNVVPGANGQPVCASTLNGVDPNCVPYNIWKLGGVTPEALTYLQTPGFQKGHTSQTVQGINLSSDLGEYGIKLPTSSEGVGVAFGWEHRTEKLELNSDVAFESGDLAGQGGPTKNVSGQFSVRDYFAETRIPILQNVPFADQLTLTGSYRKSDYSTGQDTDSYGFGLEWAPVKEAKFRFSYQRAARAANVVELYTPAGLALFGMDVDPCAGATPSATLAQCARTGVTAAQYGNILNSPAQQYNQIIGGNTNLEPEESDSYTLGLVLTPTRNTSLTIDAFDMKVKGTIGGLPASTTLTQCLETGDPQFCSLITRDRLGSLWALESANIVATNQNLGMSSTKGVDLGANWNTKLGAWGSLNLSLMGTYLKEFKQEDFPGSGEYDCAGLHGTTCGVPLPKWRHKVRAVWGTPWRGVELGATWRYVKGTDLDSSSDQPLLSGSFQAADARLGDRNYLDLTAGWQINQMFSLRGGMNNALDKDPPVSGVVAEVFGNGNTYPQVYDSMGRHVFLNLTAKF, encoded by the coding sequence ATGATGGTTGAAACTGTGTTATCTCGATCGGTGCGGCTGATCTGCGCCGGCGGCCTTGCCGTCGCCTGCACCGCGGCCCACGCCCAGGAAACGGCGCCTGCCGCCGAATCGCTGCAACGGGTGGAAGTGACCGGCTCGCGCATCGCGACCGCGAACCTGGAAAGCGTCAGCCCGGTGACCGTGGTCAACGCCAAGGACATCAAGATGGAAGGTGTCCGTTCGGTCGAGAACCTGCTGAACAACCTGCCCCAGGTCTTCGCCGACCAGGGCGGTTCGGTCTCGAACGGCTCGTCCGGCACCGCGACCGTCAACCTGCGTAACTTCGGCGCCGACCGCACCCTGGTGCTGGTCAACGGCCGTCGCCTGCCGGCCGGCAGCCCGCGCAACACCGCGGCCGACCTGAACCAGATCCCGGTGGGCCTGATCAAACGCGTCGAAGTGCTGACCGGTGGTGCCGGCGCCATCTACGGCTCGGACGCCGTGGCCGGCGTGGTCAACTTCATCATGGACGACCGCTTCCAGGGCGTCCAGATCGACGCCAACTACCAGTTCTACAACCACGACCAGAACGGCGGCCCGGTGGCCGACGCCGCCCGCCGCCGCAACTTCGCGCTGCCGGGCGACAAGGGCGCCGACGGCAAGGTCAAGGACATCAGCCTGACCATGGGCGGCAACTTCGCCGACGGCAAGGGCAACGCCGTGGTGTTCTTCGGCTACAAGAAGGAAGACGCGCTGCTGCAGTCCGAGCGCGACTTCACCGCCTGCTCGCTGGGCGGCGCCAGCCGTGGCGACGTGTTCAATTGCGGCGGCTCCGGCACCAGCTTCCCGGGCCAGTTCATCACCGCCACCGGCCTGAAAACCGTGGCCGACGCCAACGGCAATGTGCGCAACTACGTGGCCGCCCAGGATGCCTACAACTTCGGCCCGCTGAACTACTTCCGCCGTCCGTCGGAACGCTATACCTTCAGCTCGTTCACCCACTACGACATCAACGACAAGGCGCGCCTGTACGCCGAGGCCAGCTTCCACGACGACAGCACCGTGGCCCAGATCGCGCCGTCGGGCCTGTTCGGCCTGGACGCTTCCGGCGCCAACGCGATCCGTTGGGAAAACCCGCTGCTGTCCGACGCCTGGCGCAGCGCGCTGGGCATGACCGGTCCCGGCGACACCGCCGACGTCGTCATCCTGCGCCGTAACGTCGAAGGCGGCGGCCGCCGCGACGACCTGCGCCACACCTCCTACCGCGGCGTGGTCGGCGTCAAGGGCGACATCGGCAACTGGCAGTACGACGCCTTCGCCCAGGTCGGCAAGGTGCTGTACTCGGAAACCTATTTCAACGACTTCTCGGTCTCGCGCAGCGCGCGCGCACTGAACGTGGTCCCGGGCGCCAACGGCCAGCCGGTCTGCGCCAGCACCCTCAACGGCGTCGACCCGAACTGCGTCCCGTACAATATCTGGAAACTGGGCGGCGTCACTCCGGAAGCCCTGACCTACCTGCAGACCCCGGGCTTCCAGAAGGGCCATACCTCGCAGACCGTGCAGGGCATCAACCTGTCGTCCGACCTGGGCGAGTACGGCATCAAGCTGCCGACCAGCAGCGAAGGCGTGGGCGTGGCGTTCGGCTGGGAACACCGTACCGAGAAGCTCGAACTGAACTCGGACGTGGCGTTCGAATCCGGCGACCTGGCCGGCCAGGGCGGTCCGACCAAGAACGTGAGCGGCCAGTTCAGCGTGCGCGACTACTTCGCCGAGACCCGCATCCCGATCCTGCAGAACGTGCCGTTCGCCGACCAGCTGACGCTGACCGGCAGCTACCGCAAATCGGATTACTCGACCGGCCAGGACACCGACTCCTACGGTTTCGGCCTCGAGTGGGCGCCGGTGAAGGAAGCCAAGTTCCGCTTCAGCTACCAGCGCGCGGCCCGCGCCGCCAACGTGGTCGAGCTGTACACCCCGGCCGGCCTGGCCCTGTTCGGCATGGACGTCGATCCTTGCGCCGGCGCCACGCCATCCGCGACCCTGGCACAGTGCGCACGCACCGGCGTGACCGCTGCCCAGTACGGCAACATCCTCAATTCTCCGGCCCAGCAGTACAACCAGATCATCGGTGGCAACACCAACCTGGAACCGGAAGAGTCGGATTCGTACACCCTGGGCCTGGTCCTGACCCCGACCCGCAACACCTCGCTGACCATCGACGCCTTCGACATGAAGGTCAAGGGCACGATCGGCGGCCTGCCGGCCTCGACCACCCTGACCCAGTGCCTGGAGACCGGCGACCCGCAGTTCTGCAGCCTGATCACGCGTGACCGCCTGGGCAGCCTGTGGGCCCTGGAAAGCGCCAACATCGTCGCCACCAACCAGAACCTGGGCATGAGCTCGACCAAGGGCGTCGACCTGGGCGCCAACTGGAACACCAAGCTCGGCGCATGGGGCAGCCTGAACCTGTCGCTGATGGGCACCTACCTGAAGGAGTTCAAGCAGGAAGACTTCCCGGGTTCGGGCGAGTACGACTGCGCCGGCCTGCACGGCACCACCTGCGGCGTGCCGCTGCCGAAATGGCGTCACAAGGTGCGTGCGGTGTGGGGCACCCCATGGCGCGGCGTGGAGCTGGGCGCGACCTGGCGCTACGTCAAGGGCACCGACCTCGACTCGAGCAGCGACCAGCCTCTGCTGAGCGGCAGCTTCCAGGCAGCCGACGCACGCCTGGGCGACCGCAACTACCTGGACCTGACCGCCGGTTGGCAGATCAACCAGATGTTCTCGCTGCGCGGCGGCATGAACAACGCGCTGGACAAGGATCCTCCAGTGTCGGGCGTGGTGGCTGAAGTCTTCGGTAACGGCAACACCTACCCACAGGTGTACGATTCGATGGGCCGTCACGTGTTCCTGAACCTGACCGCCAAGTTCTGA